The Chitinivibrionales bacterium genome contains the following window.
TTCCATAGGAACCCATCATCACCGTACAAAACATGAAAATCCAGCTACGCCTGAAATGCCGACCCCCTATGAGGCGGTTCCTCCTTCCTATGTCAAGTGCTTTACCGAGTACCTTCGTGCAGAAGGCTATTACTGCTGCAACAACAAGAAAACCGATTATCAATTTGAGTCGCCGATTACGGCCTGGGATGAGACCGGGCCCGAGGCGCATTGGAGAAAACGTCCTGATCCCGGGCAACCCTTTTTTGCAGTTTTCAATCCCGCCCATACCCATGAAAGCGGTTTATGGCCGGAGAAGCGGCCGGAGTTTACCTATGATCCGGCAAAAGTCCCGGTGCCGCCCTATTTCCCTGATACACCGAAGGTGCGGGAAACCATTGCCCGGATGTATACGAATATTGAAACGAATGACAGATTTTTAGGTGAACGTCTTAAAGAGCTTGAAGAAGATGGTCTTGTCGAAAACACCATTGTCATGCACTGGAGTGATCATGGTCCTCTTCCCAGGGGGAAGCGGTGGGTTTATGATTCGGGGATCCATGTTCCGCTTATTGTTCGATGGCCCGGGCAGATCGAGCCGGGGAACGTTATCGATGAGGTCGTTTCGACAATCGATCTGGGGCCGACAGTACTTTCCTGTGTCGGGCTTCCAATACCGCATCATATGCAGGGGCAGGCCTTTCTGGGGCCACAGGCACAACCTTCACGCACCCATGTTTTTGCTGCAAGGGACCGTCACGATGAATCCTATGACAGGGTACGCGCGGTACGCGATAAGCGGTTCAAATATATCCGTAACTATCATCCCGAGTTGCCGTATCTTCTCTGGATACCCTACCGGAACAAGCTGCCGATACTTGAAGACATGTGGCGGCTGTATCTCAACGACGAATTACAAGGTCCCCAACTGCTGATGTTTCAGAATAGGCGTCCGGTAGAAGAACTGTATGATACGCAGGCCGATCCGTGGGAAATAGAAAACCTTGCCGAAAGCCCGGAATATAAGTCGGAACTGGAGCGGTTGAGCAATACGCTGGATAC
Protein-coding sequences here:
- a CDS encoding sulfatase-like hydrolase/transferase, with the translated sequence MQNKPINILWVSFEDTSPFYRCYGDPVAQTPNLDRLASEGCRWTNCFSTAGVCSPARSAVITGMYPVSIGTHHHRTKHENPATPEMPTPYEAVPPSYVKCFTEYLRAEGYYCCNNKKTDYQFESPITAWDETGPEAHWRKRPDPGQPFFAVFNPAHTHESGLWPEKRPEFTYDPAKVPVPPYFPDTPKVRETIARMYTNIETNDRFLGERLKELEEDGLVENTIVMHWSDHGPLPRGKRWVYDSGIHVPLIVRWPGQIEPGNVIDEVVSTIDLGPTVLSCVGLPIPHHMQGQAFLGPQAQPSRTHVFAARDRHDESYDRVRAVRDKRFKYIRNYHPELPYLLWIPYRNKLPILEDMWRLYLNDELQGPQLLMFQNRRPVEELYDTQADPWEIENLAESPEYKSELERLSNTLDT